A region of uncultured Draconibacterium sp. DNA encodes the following proteins:
- a CDS encoding Rho termination factor N-terminal domain-containing protein, producing the protein MARKNNIPQVKNEEQYEALREKGYSKQKSARIANTPDSGTKGGSSSKYEERTKQELYKKAQQVGIEGRSTMNKAELIEALRNN; encoded by the coding sequence ATGGCGAGAAAGAATAATATTCCTCAAGTGAAAAACGAAGAACAATATGAAGCCTTAAGAGAAAAAGGCTACAGTAAACAAAAATCTGCCAGAATAGCCAATACCCCTGATTCAGGGACAAAAGGTGGGAGTAGCAGCAAATATGAAGAACGTACAAAACAAGAGTTGTACAAGAAAGCCCAACAAGTGGGAATTGAAGGGCGAAGTACGATGAATAAGGCAGAGTTAATTGAGGCCTTACGAAATAACTAA